In the genome of Triticum urartu cultivar G1812 chromosome 5, Tu2.1, whole genome shotgun sequence, one region contains:
- the LOC125506820 gene encoding uncharacterized protein LOC125506820, producing the protein MTEEVIKQAITSTTPALAESKKEDLRINTTEIIDGNSVPSYLRRKEKPVPHYQRASTGSCHDNCKLGIHHSSESKKYSPVHGWRQDRANARNGTHDLAQAVVIPQGDKARNKSQMLNISHVKDDAGPGKPEFTKQKPSLKGVPGRLESSPCVELLSDEVSGTVVAGNQPDCAKCLIISLDDLSSCGDGQLSEGAVSIELDMPLAIQDRDESDDHSTDHSANDSVSSENMTKQPVMASEKHRQDKDLTKPQSFSQGSVKQNRKATPSITRSSMSKQKSGITSHEKVAGTSAGSADGPRTTAKKADPSATNKFSPERKLNLIVTSTLPRVKKIKAPSPASVMESCAKPATNKHAPSPSPPSGKQTERKITLNNVAKNAQIWQNKGEEKVTLSPLKLSRSTVRAVRKETSASPVKSKKVYGIESFSGCKDKISKTASQKIRKPDVNNKERQSHKENGAIARTEIAGRPKITCTPSGVIMKSPRMLRFRRGKVLNLGSNSDNSTPRRVQFRPADATDDVNRSKYPARRRITKNNECRPSQTGLEPEAAQSFLPPLAWPLLNRRVLLRRLMSEALTVYQP; encoded by the exons ATGACCGAGGAGGTGATCAAACAGGCTATCACTTCAACAACTCCTGCATTAGCGGAGTCGAAGAAAGAAGATCTCCGGATAAATACCACTGAAATCATAGATGGCAACAGTGTGCCGTCCTACCTGAGGAGGAAAGAGAAGCCAGTTCCACATTACCAGAGAGCGTCCACTGGCTCTTGCCATGACAACTGCAAACTTGGTATTCATCATTCTTCCGAGTCTAAGAAATACTCGCCTGTTCATGGCTGGCGTCAGGACCGCGCGAACGCCAGGAATGGAACACACGACCTGGCTCAGGCTGTAGTCATCCCACAAGGAGACAAAGCAAGAAACAAGAGTCAGATGCTGAATATTTCTCATGTAAAAGATGACGCTGGTCCTGGTAAGCCTGAATTTACCAAGCAAAAGCCATCACTGAAAGGAGTACCTGGTCGTCTTGAAAGCTCTCCATGTGTAGAGTTGTTATCAGATGAAGTATCTGGAACTGTTGTGGCTGGAAACCAGCCAGACTGTGCGAAGTGCCTCATCATCTCACTTGATGACTTGTCAAGCTGTGGAGATGGACAATTGTCAGAAGGAGCTGTAAGCATTGAGCTGGATATGCCGTTGGCCATCCAGGACAGGGATGAGTCTGACGATCATAGTACGGATCATTCTGCAAATGACTCTGTAAGTTCAGAGAACATGACTAAGCAGCCTGTGATGGCATCGGAGAAGCACAGACAAGATAAGGACCTGACTAAACCACAGAGTTTCTCCCAGGGGTCTGTGAAACAGAACAGGAAAGCAACACCAAGTATAACCAGAAGCAGTATGTCAAAGCAGAAAAGCGGAATAACATCACATGAGAAGGTTGCAGGTACATCAGCTGGAAGCGCCGATGGACCAAGGACAACGGCAAAAAAGGCAGATCCTAGTGCTACTAACAAGTTCAGCCCGGAGAGGAAACTCAACTTGATTGTCACATCAACTCTTCCAAGGGTGAAGAAAATCAAAGCACCATCACCAGCTAGCGTGATGGAATCGTGTGCCAAACCTGCTACAAATAAGCATGCTCCATCTCCATCACCTCCTTCAGGGAAGCAAACTGAAAGAAAGATTACACTGAATAATGTTGCCAAGAATGCTCAAATTTGGCAAAACaagggagaagaaaaggttacATTGAGTCCACTGAAGCTGTCTCGTTCTACAGTGAGAGCAGTCAGGAAAGAAACTTCTGCTTCCCCAGTGAAGAGTAAGAAGGTTTATGGGATAGAAAGTTTTTCTGGGTGCAAGGATAAAATATCAAAGACAGCTTCGCAAAAAATACGAAAACCAGACGTTAACAACAAAGAGAGACAATCTCACAAAG AAAATGGGGCTATTGCAAGAACTGAAATTGCAGGAAGGCCAAAGATAACATGCACGCCCTCAGGCGTCATCATGAAGTCGCCTCGCATGCTGAGGTTTCGCCGTGGCAAGGTGCTGAACCTTGGCAGCAACTCTGACAACAGCACTCCCAGACGAGTACAGTTCAGGCCTGCAGATGCTACAGATGACGTCAACAGAAGCAAGTATCCTGCCAGACGCAGAATCACCAAGAACAATGAA tgtCGACCAAGTCAGACAGGActtgagccggaggcggcgcagagcttcctgccccCGCTGGCGTGGCCGTTATTGAACCGGAGAGTATTGCTGCGGCGGTTGATGAGTGAGGCGCTGACTGTGTACCAGCCATGA